In Halobaculum rubrum, the following are encoded in one genomic region:
- a CDS encoding elongation factor EF-2 has translation MGRRKKIVQECEELMDQPEQIRNIAIAAHVDHGKTTLTDNLLAGAGMIADADEATQLVMDTEEDEQERGITIDAANVSMTHEYEEENHLINLIDTPGHVDFGGDVTRAMRAVDGALVVVDAVEGAMPQTETVVRQALREGVKPALFINKVDRLISELQEGPEEMQQRLQAVISDVNELIRGMTEEMDDIEEDWTVSVEEGTVGFGSALYKWGVSLPSMQRTGMSFGDIIELEQNHERQELHERTPLSDVVLDMVAEHFPNPLKAQPFRVPRIWRGDDESDVAESMRTVDRDGDIVFMATDIGMDPHAGEIVTGRVFSGTLEKGQELYVSGTAGKNRVQSVGIYMGGEREELDRGVPAGNVAAVTGLKDAIAGSTVSDKEMTPFESIEHISEPVITKSVEAKSMDDLPKLIKTLQQVAKEDPTIRVEINEDTGEHLISGQGELHLEVITQRIQKNQGIPVQTGEPIVVYREQPQEGSREVEGVSPNRHNKFYITVEPMADDVVETIQRGEASMDMPELERREALQEAGMDKDTSQNVEHIHGTNVLIDDTKGIQHLNETMELVVEGLEDALDDGPLAAEPVQGALLRLHDARLHEDTIHRGPAQVIPAVRDAVHRALIDGEIRLLEPIQDVRIDVPSEHMGNASGEIQGRRGRVDDMYQEGDLMVIEGIAPVEEMIGFSSDIRSATEGRASWNTENAGFRVLVDNLQREKIMEIRERKGMKLELPQSIDYI, from the coding sequence ATGGGCCGACGAAAGAAAATCGTACAGGAATGTGAGGAACTGATGGATCAGCCGGAGCAGATCCGGAACATCGCCATCGCTGCTCACGTCGACCACGGGAAGACGACACTGACGGACAACCTGCTCGCCGGCGCGGGCATGATCGCCGACGCGGACGAGGCGACGCAGCTCGTGATGGACACCGAGGAGGACGAGCAGGAGCGCGGGATCACCATCGACGCGGCGAACGTCTCGATGACACACGAGTACGAGGAGGAGAACCACCTCATCAACCTCATCGACACGCCCGGCCACGTCGACTTCGGCGGGGACGTGACCCGCGCGATGCGCGCCGTCGACGGCGCGCTGGTCGTGGTCGACGCCGTCGAGGGCGCGATGCCCCAGACGGAGACCGTCGTCCGGCAGGCGCTCCGCGAGGGCGTCAAGCCGGCGCTGTTCATCAACAAGGTCGACCGCCTCATCTCCGAGCTCCAGGAGGGGCCCGAGGAGATGCAACAGCGGCTTCAGGCGGTCATCTCCGACGTGAACGAGCTCATCCGCGGGATGACCGAGGAGATGGACGACATCGAGGAAGACTGGACCGTCTCCGTCGAGGAGGGTACCGTCGGGTTCGGCTCGGCGCTGTACAAGTGGGGCGTCTCGCTCCCGTCGATGCAGCGCACCGGCATGTCGTTCGGCGACATCATCGAGCTGGAACAGAACCACGAGCGGCAGGAGCTCCACGAGCGCACGCCGCTGTCGGACGTCGTGCTCGACATGGTCGCCGAGCACTTCCCGAACCCGCTGAAGGCGCAGCCGTTCCGCGTCCCGCGCATCTGGCGCGGCGACGACGAGTCCGATGTCGCCGAGAGCATGCGAACCGTCGACCGCGACGGCGACATCGTCTTCATGGCGACCGACATCGGGATGGACCCGCACGCCGGCGAGATCGTGACGGGTCGCGTCTTCTCGGGCACGCTCGAGAAGGGCCAGGAGCTGTACGTCTCCGGCACCGCGGGGAAGAACCGCGTCCAGTCGGTCGGGATCTACATGGGCGGCGAGCGCGAGGAGCTCGACCGGGGCGTCCCCGCGGGCAACGTCGCGGCCGTCACCGGCCTGAAGGACGCCATCGCGGGCTCCACGGTCTCCGACAAGGAGATGACGCCGTTCGAGTCGATCGAGCACATCTCCGAGCCGGTCATCACCAAGAGCGTGGAGGCGAAGTCGATGGACGACCTGCCGAAGCTCATCAAGACGCTCCAGCAGGTCGCCAAGGAGGACCCGACCATCCGCGTGGAGATCAACGAGGACACGGGCGAACACCTCATCTCCGGGCAGGGTGAGCTCCACCTCGAGGTCATCACCCAGCGCATCCAGAAGAACCAGGGCATCCCGGTGCAGACCGGCGAGCCCATCGTGGTGTACCGCGAGCAGCCGCAGGAGGGCTCTCGCGAGGTCGAGGGCGTCTCGCCGAACCGTCACAACAAGTTCTACATCACCGTCGAGCCGATGGCGGACGACGTCGTCGAGACGATCCAGCGGGGTGAGGCGTCGATGGACATGCCCGAACTGGAGCGCCGCGAGGCGCTGCAGGAGGCCGGCATGGACAAGGACACGTCCCAGAACGTGGAACACATCCACGGGACGAACGTCCTCATCGACGACACGAAGGGGATCCAGCACCTGAACGAGACGATGGAGCTGGTCGTCGAGGGCCTCGAGGACGCGCTCGACGACGGTCCTCTCGCCGCCGAGCCCGTGCAGGGCGCACTGTTGCGCCTGCACGACGCGCGGCTGCACGAGGACACCATCCACCGCGGCCCGGCGCAGGTCATCCCCGCCGTCCGGGACGCCGTCCACCGCGCGCTCATCGACGGCGAGATCCGCCTGCTCGAGCCGATCCAGGACGTCCGCATCGACGTGCCCAGCGAGCACATGGGGAACGCCTCCGGCGAGATCCAGGGCCGCCGCGGCCGCGTCGACGACATGTACCAGGAGGGCGACCTCATGGTCATCGAGGGCATCGCGCCCGTCGAGGAGATGATCGGCTTCTCCAGCGACATTCGCTCGGCCACCGAGGGCCGCGCCTCCTGGAACACGGAGAACGCGGGCTTCCGCGTGCTGGTCGACAACCTCCAGCGCGAGAAGATCATGGAGATCCGCGAGCGCAAGGGCATGAAGCTGGAACTGCCCCAGTCGATCGACTACATCTGA
- a CDS encoding amino acid-binding protein: MPSESTPASGEQPVASEEAPETDGGHKTELQAHTIRLELVDEPGQLLAALKPIADHGANLLSIFHERGSLTPRGRIPVEVDIECPPDRFEGLLADLRDRGVNVIQADAEEYGDEVTVVLVGHLVDTDLSDTLKKIQDCSGASVADIDLSAPAGAGSSAHSSARLRLRAHAGETARVVETVREVAAEKDIDVIAPLEGSR, translated from the coding sequence ATGCCCTCCGAGTCGACGCCCGCCTCCGGCGAGCAGCCGGTGGCGTCCGAGGAGGCCCCGGAGACGGACGGCGGCCACAAGACCGAGTTGCAGGCACACACCATCAGGCTCGAGTTGGTCGACGAACCCGGACAGCTGCTGGCGGCGCTGAAGCCCATCGCCGACCACGGCGCGAACCTGCTGTCGATCTTCCACGAGCGCGGGAGCCTCACGCCGCGGGGCCGGATCCCCGTCGAGGTCGACATCGAGTGTCCGCCGGACCGCTTCGAGGGGCTCCTCGCGGACCTCCGCGACCGCGGCGTCAACGTGATCCAGGCCGACGCCGAGGAGTACGGCGACGAGGTGACGGTCGTTCTCGTTGGCCACCTCGTGGACACGGACCTGTCGGACACGCTCAAGAAGATCCAGGACTGCTCGGGGGCCTCGGTCGCCGACATCGACCTGTCGGCGCCGGCGGGCGCCGGCTCGTCGGCACACTCGAGCGCCCGGCTCCGCCTGCGGGCACACGCCGGCGAGACGGCGCGCGTCGTCGAGACGGTCCGAGAGGTCGCCGCCGAGAAGGACATCGACGTCATCGCGCCCCTGGAGGGCAGCCGATGA
- a CDS encoding homoserine dehydrogenase — translation MKLCVLGAGAVGRSVAELAPEYGHTVTALADSSSAVLDPNGVDVETALARKDAGEALGGDDPGDALAAEYDVLVEATPTTLGDAEPGFSHLRTALERDNHVVLANKGPVAERYADVRALEADSAGEVYFEATVGGAIPVCATVDDLGAEHVSAVRGVLNGTANFVLSRMAAEGLDYDHVLAEAQDLGVAEADPSFDVEGTDAALKCVILANALREADCDSLEELREVEVTLADADVEGIRDIPGSALELAAEDGRTVRLVGEATRDGVSVGPRLIPENGTLSVTGTRNIVEIDHEYAGGLAISGRGAGGEETASAVLADVARLE, via the coding sequence ATGAAGCTCTGCGTCCTCGGGGCCGGCGCGGTCGGCCGCTCGGTCGCGGAGCTGGCACCCGAGTACGGCCACACGGTGACGGCGCTGGCCGACTCCTCGTCGGCGGTCCTCGATCCGAACGGCGTCGACGTGGAGACGGCGCTCGCGCGCAAGGACGCCGGCGAGGCGCTCGGCGGCGACGACCCCGGCGACGCGCTCGCCGCGGAGTACGACGTGCTCGTGGAGGCGACGCCGACGACGCTCGGCGACGCCGAGCCGGGGTTCTCGCATCTGCGCACCGCACTGGAGCGCGATAACCACGTCGTGCTCGCGAACAAGGGCCCGGTCGCCGAACGCTACGCCGACGTGCGCGCGCTGGAGGCCGACTCCGCGGGCGAGGTGTACTTCGAGGCGACCGTCGGCGGCGCCATCCCGGTGTGTGCGACCGTCGACGACCTGGGGGCCGAGCACGTCTCGGCGGTCCGCGGCGTGCTCAACGGGACGGCGAACTTCGTGCTCTCGCGGATGGCCGCCGAGGGACTCGACTACGACCACGTGCTCGCGGAAGCCCAGGATCTCGGCGTCGCCGAGGCGGACCCATCCTTCGACGTGGAGGGCACCGACGCGGCGCTGAAGTGCGTCATCCTGGCGAACGCGCTGCGCGAGGCCGACTGCGACTCCCTCGAGGAGCTTCGGGAGGTCGAGGTGACACTCGCTGACGCCGACGTGGAGGGGATCCGCGACATCCCGGGCAGCGCCCTGGAGTTGGCCGCCGAGGACGGCCGGACCGTTCGGCTCGTCGGCGAGGCGACCCGCGACGGCGTCAGCGTCGGCCCGCGACTGATCCCCGAGAACGGGACGCTGTCGGTGACGGGCACCCGAAACATCGTCGAGATCGACCACGAGTACGCGGGCGGACTCGCGATCTCCGGCCGCGGCGCCGGCGGCGAAGAGACCGCGAGCGCGGTGCTGGCCGACGTGGCCCGTCTGGAGTAG
- the tuf gene encoding translation elongation factor EF-1 subunit alpha, translating into MSDKPHQNLAIIGHVDHGKSTLVGRLLFETGSVPEHVIEQHREEAEEKGKGGFEFAYVMDNLAEERERGVTIDIAHQEFDTDEYYFTIVDCPGHRDFVKNMITGASQADNAVLVVAADDGVAPQTREHVFLARTLGINELIIGINKMDLVDYDEGKYNEVVSEVEDLLNQVRFGTEDASFIPISAFEGDNIADRSDNTPWYDGEILLEALNSLPETEPPTDAPLRLPIQDVYTISGIGTVPVGRIETGEMTPGDNVSFQPSDVGGEVKTVEMHHEEVDYAGPGDNVGFNVRGVGKDDIRRGDVCGPADDPPSVAETFQAQVVVMQHPSVITAGYTPVFHAHTAQVACTIESLDQKLDPSSGEVDEENPDFIKSGDAAIVTVRPQKPLSIEPSSEIPELGSFAVRDMGQTIAAGKVLSVNER; encoded by the coding sequence ATGAGCGACAAACCCCACCAAAATCTGGCCATTATCGGCCACGTCGACCACGGGAAGTCTACGCTCGTCGGGCGGCTCCTCTTCGAAACAGGGAGCGTCCCCGAGCACGTAATCGAGCAGCACCGAGAGGAGGCCGAGGAGAAGGGCAAGGGCGGCTTCGAGTTCGCCTACGTCATGGACAACCTGGCCGAGGAGCGAGAGCGCGGTGTCACGATCGACATCGCCCACCAGGAGTTCGACACCGACGAGTACTACTTCACCATCGTCGACTGCCCGGGCCACCGTGACTTCGTGAAGAACATGATCACGGGCGCCTCGCAGGCCGACAACGCGGTGCTCGTCGTCGCGGCCGACGACGGCGTCGCGCCCCAGACCCGCGAGCACGTCTTCCTGGCGCGCACGCTGGGCATCAACGAGCTGATCATCGGGATCAACAAGATGGACCTCGTCGACTACGACGAGGGCAAGTACAACGAGGTCGTCTCCGAGGTCGAGGACCTGCTCAACCAGGTCCGGTTCGGCACCGAGGACGCGAGCTTCATCCCGATCTCGGCGTTCGAGGGCGACAACATCGCCGATCGCTCGGACAACACGCCGTGGTACGACGGCGAGATCCTCCTGGAGGCCCTCAACAGCCTGCCGGAGACGGAGCCGCCGACGGACGCGCCGCTTCGGCTGCCCATCCAGGACGTGTACACCATCTCGGGTATCGGAACCGTCCCCGTCGGACGGATCGAGACCGGCGAGATGACCCCCGGCGACAACGTCTCCTTCCAGCCGTCCGACGTCGGCGGCGAGGTGAAGACGGTCGAGATGCACCACGAGGAGGTCGACTACGCGGGGCCCGGCGACAACGTCGGCTTCAACGTCCGCGGCGTCGGCAAGGACGACATCCGCCGCGGCGACGTCTGTGGTCCCGCGGACGACCCGCCGTCGGTCGCCGAGACCTTCCAGGCGCAGGTCGTCGTCATGCAGCACCCGTCGGTCATCACGGCCGGCTACACGCCCGTCTTCCACGCCCACACGGCGCAGGTCGCGTGTACCATCGAGTCGCTCGACCAGAAGCTGGACCCGTCCAGCGGCGAGGTCGACGAGGAGAACCCGGACTTCATCAAGTCCGGCGACGCGGCCATCGTGACGGTGCGCCCACAGAAGCCCCTCAGCATCGAGCCGTCCAGCGAGATCCCGGAGCTGGGTTCCTTCGCGGTCCGCGACATGGGTCAGACCATCGCGGCCGGCAAGGTGCTCTCCGTCAACGAGCGGTAA
- the rpsJ gene encoding 30S ribosomal protein S10, translating to MPEQQARVRLAGTSPDDLDAICDDVREIADKTGVALSGPIPIPTKTLEVPSRKSPDGEGTATWEHWEMRVHKRLIDIDADERALRQLMRIQVPNDVSIEIVLED from the coding sequence ATGCCCGAGCAACAAGCGCGCGTCCGACTCGCGGGCACGAGCCCCGACGACCTGGACGCCATCTGCGACGACGTCCGCGAGATCGCGGACAAGACCGGCGTGGCGCTGTCGGGCCCCATCCCGATCCCCACGAAGACGCTCGAGGTCCCGTCGCGAAAGTCCCCGGACGGCGAGGGGACGGCGACGTGGGAGCACTGGGAGATGCGCGTCCACAAGCGGCTGATCGACATCGACGCCGACGAACGCGCGCTCCGTCAGCTCATGCGGATCCAGGTCCCGAACGACGTCTCCATCGAGATCGTCCTCGAGGACTGA
- a CDS encoding rhomboid family intramembrane serine protease — protein MDPPAASARSRSNPLRPVAETLAAMAVVSGAFWLVGAVARPLASSLFVLSTPVVVRPWTLVTSVYAHAGLGHLLANAVVVAVAGLPVAANTTRARFHAFVLATGALAGLAQVWLGGLLAPSGVGVVGTSGAAFALVGYVVAANPAVDALGRLARRLDAPPRVVVGAVAVLALLVAVAFSGPGSALIAHVVGLACGLGAGRLRLLRV, from the coding sequence ATGGACCCTCCGGCGGCGTCGGCACGGTCCCGCTCGAACCCGCTGCGTCCGGTCGCCGAGACGCTGGCGGCGATGGCGGTCGTCTCCGGCGCGTTCTGGCTCGTCGGAGCCGTCGCGAGGCCGCTGGCGAGCTCGCTGTTCGTGCTGTCGACGCCGGTGGTCGTACGGCCGTGGACGCTGGTGACGAGCGTGTACGCCCACGCCGGGCTCGGGCACCTCCTCGCGAACGCCGTCGTGGTGGCGGTCGCCGGCCTCCCGGTGGCCGCGAATACGACCCGGGCGCGGTTTCACGCGTTCGTGCTCGCGACGGGCGCGCTCGCCGGGCTCGCACAGGTGTGGCTCGGCGGCCTGCTCGCTCCGTCCGGTGTCGGCGTCGTCGGCACCAGCGGCGCCGCGTTCGCGCTCGTCGGCTACGTCGTCGCCGCCAACCCGGCCGTCGACGCGCTCGGACGGCTCGCCCGACGACTGGACGCGCCGCCGCGCGTCGTGGTCGGTGCCGTCGCCGTCCTCGCGCTCCTCGTCGCCGTCGCGTTCAGCGGCCCCGGAAGCGCGCTGATCGCCCACGTCGTGGGGCTGGCGTGCGGGCTGGGGGCCGGTCGGCTGCGGCTGCTTCGTGTGTGA
- a CDS encoding DUF7386 family protein, translating into MTDRTSLKLTDERKREFDRAAEIVASGPEDDPPRSKVIDAALRHLIESKENIEGARDDVDPTTIQKVANTSVLGLRYRTRVESRFR; encoded by the coding sequence ATGACCGACCGAACCAGCCTCAAGCTGACCGACGAGCGGAAACGAGAGTTCGACCGAGCCGCCGAGATCGTCGCCTCCGGCCCCGAAGACGATCCGCCGCGCTCGAAAGTGATCGATGCCGCGCTTCGGCACCTCATCGAGTCGAAAGAGAACATCGAGGGCGCCCGCGACGACGTGGACCCGACCACGATTCAGAAAGTCGCGAACACGTCCGTTCTCGGGTTGCGGTACCGGACGCGCGTCGAGAGTCGGTTTCGGTAG